A section of the Cololabis saira isolate AMF1-May2022 chromosome 6, fColSai1.1, whole genome shotgun sequence genome encodes:
- the lcp1 gene encoding plastin-2 produces the protein MSSAAARISPEEMEDLKEAFTKIDIDNNGFISKDQLNQLFKAANLALPGYRVREIVQDLTGTSDQLTFDQFTEIVHGLKSTEVAKTFRKAINKKEGICSVAGTSEQSGTQHSYSEEEKVAFVNWINKALERDPDCKHVLPMDPDSDELFTAVGDGIVLCKMINLSVPDTIDERTINKKKLTPFTIQENLNLALNSASAIGCHVVNIGAEDLKEGRQHLVLGLLWQVIKIGLFADIELSKNEALIALLRDGESLEDLMKLSPEELLLRWANYHLEEAGCGKINNFSSDIKDSKAYYGLLNHVAPKGDEEGIPPIAIDMSGIREKEDLKRAECMLDQAERLGCRQFVMPADVVRGNPKLNLAFVANLFNKYPALKKPENQDIDWSSIEGETREERTFRNWMNSLGVNPRVNHLYADIDDALVIFQLYEKCKVPVDWDRVNKPPYSKLGSNMKKLENCNYAVELGKKEAKFSLVGIAGQDLNEGNRKLTLALLWQLMRRYTLNILEDLGDGQKVIDDTIVSWVNETLKSAEKGTISSFKDSSISSSRPVLDLIDAIQTGSIRYDLVKFEDMTEEEKLNNAKYAISMARKIGARVYALPEDLVEVKHKMVMTVFACLMARGMMRA, from the exons ATGTCGTCTGCTGCAGCACGCATCTCcccggaagagatggaggatttAAAAGAAGCGTTCACAAAGATTG ATATCGACAACAACGGCTTCATCAGCAAAGATCAGCTCAACCAGCTGTTCAAGGCCGCCAACCTGGCGCTGCCGGGATACAGAGTCCGGGAGATCGTCCAggatctgaccgggaccagcgaccAGCTCACCTTCGATCAGTTCACCGAG ATCGTTCATGGACTGAAGAGCACAGAAGTGGCCAAAACCTTCAGGAAAGCCATCAATAAGAAGGAGGGAATCTGCAGCGTGGCAGGAACGTCAGAGCAGTCGGGCACTCAGCACTCGTACTCAG AGGAGGAGAAGGTGGCCTTTGTGAACTGGATCAATAAAGCTTTGGAGAGGGATCCGGATTGTAAACATGTTCTCCCGATGGATCCAGACAGCGATGAGCTGTTCACCGCGGTGGGCGATGGGATCGTCCTCTG TAAAATGATCAACCTGTCTGTGCCCGACACCATCGACGAGAGAACCATCAACAAGAAGAAGCTCACGCCCTTCACCATCCAG GAGAACCTGAACCTGGCCCTGAACTCGGCCTCGGCCATCGGCTGCCACGTGGTGAACATCGGAGCCGAGGACCTGAAGGAGGGCAGGCAGCACCTGGTGCTGgggctgctgtggcaggttatcAAGATCGGCCTGTTCGCCGACATCGAGCTCAGCAAGAACGAAG ctctcaTAGCTCTGCTGCGTGATGGAGAGAGTCTGGAGGACCTGATGAAGCTCTCCCccgaggagctgctgctgcgctgggCCAACTACCACCTGGAGGAGGCCGGCTGCGGCAAGATCAACAACTTCAGCTCTGACATCAAG GACTCCAAAGCGTACTACGGCCTCCTGAACCATGTGGCACCCAAAGGAGATGAAGAAGGAATTCCTCCCATCGCCATCGACATGTCAGGAATCAGG GAGAAAGAGGACCTGAAGAGGGCGGAGTGCATGCTGGACCAGGCCGAGCGGCTCGGCTGCAGGCAGTTTGTCATGCCGGCCGACGTTGTCCGTGGCAACCCCAAGCTCAACTTGGCTTTCGTTGCCAATCTTTTCAACAAGTACCCAGCTCTGAAGAAGCCAGAGAACCAGGACATCGACTGGAGCTCCATCGAAG GTGAGACCAGGGAGGAGCGGACCTTCAGGAACTGGATGAACTCGCTGGGCGTCAACCCTCGCGTCAACCACCTCTACGC AGACATCGATGATGCCCTGGTGATCTTCCAGCTGTACGAGAAGTGCAAAGTCCCAGTGGACTGGGACCGAGTCAACAAGCCTCCCTACTCTAAACTGGGCAGCAACATGAAGAAG CTGGAGAACTGCAACTACGCGGTGGAGTTGGGCAAAAAAGAGGCCAAGTTCTCCCTGGTGGGGATTGCGGGTCAGGATCTGAACGAAGGGAACCGGAAGCTCACGCTCGCTCTGCTCTGGCAGCTCATGAGGAG GTACACGCTGAACATCCTAGAGGACCTCGGTGACGGACAGAAGGTGATCGATGACACCATCGTGTCCTGGGTCAACGAAACACTCAAAAGTGCTGAGAAAGGAACCATCTCCAGCTTCAAG GACAGttccatcagcagcagcaggcccGTCCTGGACCTGATCGATGCCATCCAGACCGGATCCATCAGATACGACCTGGTGAAGTTTGAAGATATGACAGAAGAGGAGAAGCTCAACAATGCAAA GTACGCCATCTCCATGGCCCGGAAGATCGGGGCCCGGGTTTACGCGCTGCccgaggacctggtggaggtcAAACACAAGATGGTGATGACGGTGTTCGCCTGCCTCATGGCCCGGGGGATGATGAGAGCCTGA
- the LOC133445820 gene encoding GDP-Man:Man(3)GlcNAc(2)-PP-Dol alpha-1,2-mannosyltransferase-like, with the protein MAGHDHHHFSLCFCDLMRLLWSLVLPCVYLSAVLTLLLLLLLLGLRVWLQARRRQRGGAPAAAFFHPYCSAGGGGERVLWCCLRTLMARYPNVSFVVYTGDQGVTGEQILEGARQRFNITLPRPVTFIFLHHRALVEASSYNHFTLLGQSAGSMFLGWEALTAFVPDLYVDSMGYAFTLPIFRYLGGCKVASYVHYPTVSTDMLSVVRDRNPRFNNADFISRNPVLSAVKVVYYCCFALLYGLAGSCSDVIMVNSTWTLGHILALWRSPSSTSIVYPPCDVRAFLDVPLEEEDEEEVEEGWEELGRELESGEEEDRVGGDKKCHSIVSVGQFRPEKDHQLQIKAFCKLLDRKGDGPGGRKSLRLVLIGGCRNPEDEERVLMLRGLCQELGVSDHVEFKLNIPFEELKRELVNATIGLHTMWNEHFGIGVVECMAAGTIVLAHKSGGPKLDIVVPFEGRQTGFLADSEDSYAAAMETILALSPSERLEIRRSARESVGRFSDQEFEACFSAAMESLISELVR; encoded by the exons ATGGCAGGACACGACCATCACCACTTCTCTCTGTGTTTCTGCGACCTAATGAG GCTGCTGTGGTCCCTGGTGCTGCCATGCGTGTACCTGAGCGCGGTGctgacgctgctgctgctgctgctgctgctggggctgCGTGTGTGGCTGCAGGCGCGCCGCCGCCAGCGCGGGGGCGCGCCCGCCGCCGCCTTCTTCCACCCGTACTGCAGCGCGGGGGGCGGCGGGGAGCGGGTGCTCTGGTGCTGCCTCCGGACCCTCATGGCCCG ATACCCCAACGTCTCCTTTGTGGTTTACACGGGCGATCAGGGAGTGACCGGTGAGCAGATTCTGGAGGGAGCGCGACAGCGTTTCAACATCACGCTGCCCAGGCCAGTCACCTTCATCTTCCTGCATCACCGCGCGTTGGTAGAGGCCAGCTCTTACAACCACTTCACCCTACTGGGCCAGAGCGCCGGTTCCATGTTCCTTG GATGGGAAGCACTTACAGCCTTTGTTCCTGATCTGTACGTGGACTCAATGGGATATGCCTTCACACTTCCAATCTTCCGCTACCTGGGAGGCTGCAAGGTGGCCAGCTATGTCCACTATCCCACAGTCAGTACTGACATGTTGTCTGTGGTCAGAGACAGAAATCCCAG ATTCAACAATGctgatttcatctccagaaacCCCGTGCTGAGTGCAGTGAAGGTGGTGTACTACTGCTGCTTCGCCCTGCTGTACGGCCTGGCCGGCTCCTGCAGCGACGTCATCATGGTGAACTCCACTTGGACGCTGGGACACATCTTGGCTCTCTGGCGATCCCCCAGCAGCACCAGCATCGTCTATCCGCCCTGTGACGTCAGGGCCTTCCTGGATGTcccgctggaggaggaggatgaagaggaggtggaggagggctGGGAGGAGCTCGGACGAGAGCTTGAGAGTGGAGAGGAAGAGGACCGTGTAGGAGGGGATAAGAAGTGCCACTCAATCGTGTCGGTGGGTCAGTTCCGGCCAGAAAAGGACCACCAGCTGCAGATTAAAGCGTTTTGCAAACTGTTAGACAGGAAAGGGGATGGGCCCGGAGGGAGGAAGTCTCTTCGCCTGGTGCTGATCGGTGGCTGCAGGAACCCGGAAGACGAGGAGCGGGTGCTGATGCTGCGAGGACTCTGTCAGGAATTGGGCGTGTCTGACCATGTTGAGTTCAAACTCAACATCCCTTTTGAGGAGCTGAAGAGGGAGCTGGTGAACGCCACTATCGGCTTGCACACCATGTGGAATGAACATTTTGGTATAG GCGTGGTGGAGTGTATGGCTGCAGGCACCATCGTCCTCGCTCACAAGTCAGGAGGCCCAAAGCTGGACATCGTGGTCCCGTTCGAGGGCAGGCAGACGGGCTTCCTGGCAGACAGCGAGGACAGCTACGCTGCTGCCATGGAAACCATCCTGGCATTGTCACCGTCGGAGAGACTGGAGATAAGACGCAGTGCCCGGGAATCTGTCGGCCGATTCTCTGACCAGGAATTTGAGGCGTGTTTCTCTGCTGCCATGGAGTCTCTGATAAGTGAGCTGGTGCGATGA